A genomic window from Photobacterium gaetbulicola Gung47 includes:
- a CDS encoding hypothetical protein (COG1901), whose amino-acid sequence MRAFVLRARSAPTDSQQLLASVGQEAHTEILAHTLMNSIFVAQSHREDVIVHLVLESTQDYSRTVTFVANEMTNIGGFHEQALLKKVAKALDASVGMTKEQERQVEPGITVRTLSFEKLVKELAEDYQLYMMDKKGTSIREQAFSGNSCFLLTDHIPMPKKTFKSLERLGTQKLSLGPKMIFASQCVVLIHNELDLCE is encoded by the coding sequence ATGCGCGCCTTTGTATTACGAGCCCGATCCGCTCCTACCGACAGCCAGCAACTACTGGCTTCAGTTGGCCAAGAAGCTCACACCGAAATTTTGGCCCACACTCTGATGAATTCGATCTTTGTGGCGCAGTCGCACCGTGAAGACGTGATCGTTCACCTGGTACTGGAGAGTACCCAGGACTACTCCCGTACGGTAACTTTTGTAGCGAATGAAATGACCAATATCGGAGGTTTTCATGAGCAGGCACTATTGAAAAAAGTTGCCAAAGCGCTCGATGCATCAGTCGGAATGACCAAAGAGCAAGAGCGTCAGGTCGAACCGGGCATTACTGTTCGCACACTAAGCTTCGAAAAGCTGGTGAAAGAGCTTGCTGAAGATTATCAGCTTTACATGATGGACAAGAAAGGCACATCAATCCGCGAACAAGCATTCAGCGGCAACTCCTGTTTCTTGCTTACTGACCACATTCCGATGCCGAAGAAGACATTTAAAAGCTTGGAACGCCTCGGCACCCAAAAACTCAGCCTCGGGCCAAAAATGATCTTTGCTTCTCAATGTGTGGTGCTAATCCATAACGAATTAGATCTTTGCGAGTAA
- a CDS encoding phosphoglycolate phosphatase (COG0637) — protein sequence MHRLHQETWNVMNYQAAIFDMDGLLLDTERVCMRIFKEACEVQNLPFHEDVYLSIIGRNAAGIEVIFRKAYGDDLDRLHEEWRTRYNGVVKHQAIPVKEGVVELLEWLKEQGTPIAIATSTAKDVAKKKIELAGIDKYFDNLTTGCEVANGKPHPEIYQLAASRLNVEPQYCLAFEDSNNGVRAAVAAKMMTYQIPDLVQPCNEVRQFGHAILPSLHDVLAQLKTA from the coding sequence ATGCACCGTCTCCACCAAGAAACCTGGAATGTGATGAACTATCAAGCTGCTATTTTCGATATGGATGGTTTGCTTCTCGATACGGAACGCGTATGTATGCGTATCTTTAAAGAAGCATGCGAAGTGCAAAATCTTCCATTCCATGAAGATGTCTACCTCTCTATCATCGGCCGTAATGCGGCGGGAATCGAGGTGATTTTCCGCAAAGCCTATGGCGATGATTTAGACCGCCTGCATGAGGAATGGCGTACTCGCTACAACGGCGTGGTTAAGCACCAAGCCATTCCAGTTAAAGAGGGCGTGGTAGAGCTATTGGAGTGGCTTAAAGAACAGGGAACGCCTATCGCGATTGCTACTTCAACAGCCAAAGATGTGGCTAAGAAAAAAATAGAGCTGGCGGGTATCGACAAGTATTTTGATAACCTGACCACGGGTTGTGAGGTTGCCAATGGCAAGCCTCATCCTGAGATCTACCAGTTGGCAGCAAGCCGATTAAATGTTGAACCACAGTACTGCCTGGCGTTCGAAGATTCAAACAACGGTGTCAGGGCTGCAGTTGCCGCTAAAATGATGACCTACCAGATCCCTGACTTGGTACAGCCTTGTAATGAAGTTCGCCAGTTTGGTCATGCAATTTTACCTTCACTTCATGACGTACTTGCCCAGCTGAAAACGGCATAA
- a CDS encoding 6-phosphogluconolactonase (COG2706): MTTDNHLHFYVGSYTDKPSTSNGIAHITLDPNTGRLFRQEDLASLRNPTYLAVSEHGIYSFSEIPQQEGAALYFNSSMGNIYLPIAGDYPCHIDVKAPHLAVANYGSGNVSVYQLDEAGRPIQLITELFEQGHGSHTERQQSPHAHQVTFLQQSNHLVFVDLGTDRVHFYHYENSEEPQSFTHKQSVIMPAGSGPRHLVFNKSETRAYVVCELSETLIVLTQNNGLWDISYECELLTDKANGEAASAIRLSPDEKFIYVSCRSQNLISIFNVSGDTPSRLNAFDCLGDHPRDFILSSDGTWLIVTNLFSDNIVSFRRNRITGEVEPTGHQYNIDAPICIVEAF, encoded by the coding sequence ATGACAACTGACAATCATCTGCACTTTTATGTTGGGAGCTATACTGATAAACCAAGCACCAGTAATGGTATAGCACATATCACATTAGACCCTAATACCGGAAGGCTATTTCGACAGGAAGATTTAGCATCTCTGCGTAACCCTACCTATCTCGCCGTTTCAGAACATGGTATCTATAGTTTTAGTGAAATACCGCAACAAGAAGGTGCCGCGCTCTACTTCAATTCAAGTATGGGTAATATCTACCTACCTATTGCAGGAGATTACCCTTGTCACATTGATGTAAAAGCTCCTCACCTCGCCGTTGCGAATTATGGTTCAGGCAATGTGTCAGTCTACCAACTTGATGAGGCTGGTAGACCGATACAATTAATTACAGAACTTTTTGAGCAAGGCCACGGCTCTCATACCGAACGCCAACAATCACCCCACGCGCATCAAGTCACATTTTTACAACAGTCAAACCATTTGGTTTTTGTCGATCTTGGAACAGACAGAGTCCATTTTTATCACTATGAAAACAGCGAAGAACCACAAAGTTTTACCCATAAGCAGAGTGTCATCATGCCCGCTGGCTCTGGGCCCCGCCACCTTGTTTTTAACAAGAGTGAAACACGCGCATACGTAGTATGTGAGCTATCCGAAACCCTCATAGTACTGACCCAAAATAATGGCCTTTGGGATATTTCTTATGAATGTGAATTATTGACTGATAAGGCAAATGGTGAAGCAGCCTCCGCAATTCGCCTTTCGCCTGATGAAAAGTTTATTTATGTATCTTGCAGGTCTCAAAACCTGATCAGTATTTTTAACGTCTCAGGTGACACTCCTTCAAGGCTCAATGCATTTGATTGTTTAGGGGATCATCCTAGAGACTTTATTCTATCTTCTGACGGGACTTGGTTAATCGTAACCAATTTATTCTCTGACAACATAGTTAGTTTTAGGCGTAACAGAATAACAGGAGAAGTCGAACCAACTGGACACCAATACAATATTGATGCACCAATCTGTATCGTTGAAGCGTTTTGA
- a CDS encoding SAM-dependent methyltransferase (COG0500), with product MKSKMYSTFASQYDEVIQDNIYNAHLERPTLQAMLPALNDLDVLDLGCGSGVYAEYLLKQGAKSVTCIDYAEEMVQLVASKVKEAGLSSKVVAYAQDLSKGLPKEKDASVDLVISPLMVHYLEDLNPLFSDVHRVLRAGGYFVFSTHHPFADFECTQSGNYFERELVQEEWNTVGKPVQVSFYRRSLTEITNALTQNGLVITQLTEGEVSEKVKEMDAGRYEYLSKNPNFIFIKCHKLA from the coding sequence ATGAAATCAAAGATGTACTCAACGTTCGCTAGCCAATATGACGAAGTTATTCAAGACAACATCTACAATGCTCACCTAGAGCGACCAACGCTTCAAGCAATGCTGCCAGCACTGAATGATCTTGATGTTCTCGATCTTGGTTGTGGGTCCGGTGTATATGCCGAGTACTTGCTTAAGCAAGGTGCTAAATCAGTTACCTGTATTGATTACGCTGAAGAGATGGTTCAGTTGGTGGCTAGCAAGGTAAAAGAAGCGGGGTTGAGCAGTAAGGTGGTGGCTTATGCGCAAGACCTTTCAAAAGGGCTACCGAAGGAAAAGGATGCGAGTGTCGATTTGGTGATTTCACCATTGATGGTACATTATCTGGAAGATCTTAATCCACTTTTCAGCGATGTTCATCGTGTATTGAGGGCTGGTGGTTATTTTGTCTTTTCAACTCACCATCCGTTTGCGGATTTTGAATGTACGCAAAGTGGAAATTACTTCGAGCGAGAATTGGTGCAAGAAGAGTGGAATACCGTTGGCAAGCCAGTTCAAGTAAGCTTTTATCGTCGATCGCTGACTGAAATCACAAACGCTTTAACCCAGAATGGTTTGGTAATTACCCAGCTTACGGAAGGAGAAGTGTCTGAAAAGGTGAAAGAAATGGATGCCGGTCGTTACGAGTATTTATCGAAAAACCCAAACTTTATTTTCATTAAATGTCATAAGCTTGCTTAA
- a CDS encoding methionine sulfoxide reductase A (COG0225,COG0229,COG0526), whose amino-acid sequence MEQIYFAGGCLWGVQEFMKHLPGVIATEAGRANGTTDTTQGEYDGYAECVLVQFDAEAVTVKQLMAYFFEIIDPYSLNKQGEDVGLKYRTGVYSSDSLHLAQAREYIDSRKDKPRIVVEVMPLTNYVKSDEEHQDRLSRFPNDYCHLPLGLLHKYKKPN is encoded by the coding sequence TTTATTTTGCCGGCGGTTGCCTATGGGGCGTTCAGGAGTTTATGAAGCACCTACCAGGAGTTATTGCCACAGAGGCCGGGCGGGCTAATGGAACAACCGATACCACCCAAGGTGAATACGATGGGTACGCGGAGTGCGTATTGGTGCAGTTTGATGCCGAGGCCGTGACAGTGAAGCAGCTGATGGCGTATTTTTTTGAGATCATTGACCCATACAGCCTCAACAAACAAGGGGAAGATGTCGGTCTTAAATATCGTACTGGTGTATACAGTAGCGACTCGTTGCATCTCGCCCAGGCTCGGGAGTATATCGACTCTCGCAAAGATAAACCGCGCATTGTGGTTGAAGTGATGCCTCTGACCAACTACGTCAAAAGCGATGAAGAACACCAGGACCGGTTGTCACGCTTTCCAAATGACTATTGCCACCTTCCGTTGGGCTTACTGCACAAATATAAGAAACCAAACTGA
- a CDS encoding TetR family transcriptional regulator (COG1309) — protein sequence MSRSEQKRLAIITAAKQEFIANGFLAANMNNICTAAEVSKRTLYRHFESKELLFEAVLTEIREKSVVEEHYQFDENKSLDEQLRLITQHELKNIYQVYGIELSRTILMEFFRQPELAKSITQRLYHTHAVSQWFEQALAAKKLFAQDVQTITSIYISLLQGQLFWPQVLDLMPLPEGDELEHKIDMIVTTIVRTFSEP from the coding sequence ATGTCGCGCTCAGAACAAAAAAGGTTGGCCATCATTACAGCCGCCAAGCAAGAGTTTATCGCTAACGGCTTTTTGGCTGCCAATATGAACAATATTTGCACCGCAGCAGAAGTGTCGAAGCGAACCCTTTACCGCCACTTTGAAAGTAAAGAGTTACTTTTTGAAGCGGTCCTGACTGAAATAAGAGAAAAGTCAGTCGTTGAAGAACACTATCAGTTTGATGAAAATAAATCGCTAGATGAACAACTGCGCTTGATTACACAACATGAATTGAAAAATATTTACCAGGTATATGGAATTGAACTATCGCGAACTATCCTAATGGAGTTTTTCCGTCAGCCTGAACTTGCAAAATCCATTACCCAGCGCCTTTATCATACGCACGCAGTGAGTCAATGGTTCGAGCAAGCACTCGCAGCGAAAAAGTTATTCGCCCAAGATGTCCAAACCATCACCAGTATTTATATCAGCCTACTACAAGGTCAGCTGTTTTGGCCTCAAGTCCTTGATCTAATGCCTTTACCCGAAGGCGATGAACTTGAGCATAAAATAGATATGATTGTTACGACGATTGTCCGCACCTTTTCGGAGCCTTAA